ctTCTCGTCCAAGTtggttttgtttacatcagagtgcaCACGCAGTGTTGCGAATTTTGATTcgttgatgaaacaaaaaaaaactactttgcGATCAGAAGAACTTTATACAATTTGGCTAAAAGTTTATCTAGAATTATTTGTGGTATTTTGAGGAGCCCACAATAACAATATTGTGCacaaatattagagttgttaaaagtaggtttaaaattccctcctttatatttgtatttctttatttaatgtaatttatctttcataaaaaCACTGCACGGTTGAATATCTTCAACGATAATGAAAgaatgtcatttatacagcgatggtgctgattaTTTACAGCTGCGCTTGAATGCGCAAGCTCATTATCGTGTCGCAGGTGTAataagtcataagtgtcccaatgttcagtggatgaacacccttgctagtgcccgaattcgtgttcacaatgtactgattcacaacatagggagctagggagctgattgagacgcacccagAATATGATCAAGTCTTGATCATATTCTTTCAACAATTTTATTGTCCAGCtgccaaaaaataaattgatcatttaaagtaatatcacacctctccttaacaagccTCATGATTTCAAATTTATAGGGACAAGTTACAGTACATGCTTAAGTTTCATATTtgaggttaggggtttgttcaaaccaatacaagtatgagcaatagagtGCAACAAGTAAAaatccggaagtaaaaatctcataAATTTTTTCCATAAACTAATTGATTTTTCACGgtaatctttaaagacagacctaccgtgagctccaaggttgttcatcaatggtatatgctttcaTTGAAGCCATCCAcctacattatttcaacttcattgtttaaaaatcgtgttaaATAGTGGAATTCTtgatgaacaactacattacccatgttacagcagagaaagattcaccaatcagagaaccgtggccaacgAAGCCAACCAAAGTCCAGCAGCAAGCGCCatcttccatgatgcactgtgattgACGCAATCGAGTCGGCTTCCCTACACCCccatattacatatatatttgtatgtattggaatattttgcaataaacctaaaatatattgtttctatacttataatcaacaacctaaaatcaatagttctaTATATTTccatctgttttttattttattttattcgatTTCGTCATTCGCAACGCTCAATTAGATTGTAGTTTGTGCAGCCGTGAAAGACggcaagtacacagtcttgtatctttatCTTTTTGTCGATTTTTAAATacgtttttgctttaaatcaaagtttgtaatgttgtgattcaccttggagcttgttggtttggttcatggcttagaactctttatgaaggattttatgaaaggCCTATGGAAAAATACTttgaaccaagatggctgaaaaagtgggtgggcactgttgcactctatagtaaCGGTGATGCTAACATCTATAATTAAGTTTACCTTATAAGGCATAGACTCAAAGAAAATGGAAGTGGCTGAGATTTTCTTTTTGTCAGTCATGAAGCCGTGGGTGAGATGGCCGCCATCAGGCAGATCAAGGCCCATGATCCGTCCATGAGGTTCCACTATGGCTGTGTACACAGCAAAGTTTGCAGGTGACCCTAGGAGAAAgcaacaatatttaatatttgttttgagTTAATTTTTCACACGAGTTACATAATCTCTTAAAGCAACAACAGCCAAAAACACTGAGAAGCAAACCTACCAGAATACGGTTGAACATTCACTCCCCATTTCTCTGGGTCAAGCCCATAAACCTTCAAAGCTCTTTCCTGACACAAACGCTCTAATTCGTCCACATGCTCCGTGCCTCCGTAATACCTGAAAACATGGATCAAAGTTTAGCATCTTCAACATTTTAACCAATGGACTtaaaaaagtcaattttaaaaACCTAAAGCTATTTATTGGCATGACAGCAACAGAAAACGACTTTCACAGGATGTGCAATGTAATTTAACAATAATCACCTCTGTCCAGGATAGCCCTCAGAGTACTTGTTATTCATGCAGGAGCCCAGAGCTTCCAAAACTGCTCGACTAGTGAAGTTCTCAGAGGCAATGAGCTCTAATCCATAAGTCTGCCTTTTCTTCTCCTTCTTTATAATGTCAAATACctgtgtttgaaaaaaaaaaaaaaactgtaaacaacTTTTACGATATGGAACTATAAACAGATAATAGTCATGGCCACAATTTGATGGTCCAGATATGATGACCCTAATGTCACTCAGTGGCTCACTGCATGCGTTTACAATAATTCAGTTTCTGGAACAGTTACCTCAAGATCATTTGAGCTCAGAGGTTCCAGCATCATCTTGTTGTGAGATTCCCATCTACTATGATCATGGCCATTGACCTGAGCCATAGTTGTTGATCTGTAGAGGAAAATAGGTTGTGGTCAAACTTGAGAGAGAGCTcctatatgcaaaaaaaaaaaaaaaaaaaaaaaaacttcagtgcAAAGCATCACTGTTATGAAGGACCAAAGTACTCCTAGTTcaataagggtgtgttcacacttggcaggtttggtttgattaaaatgaacactggtgtgattgctctgttagtgcggttcatttgaacaagtgtgaacgctgccgtccgaaccttggtgcgcaccaaacataCGGACCGAGACCgtctgaatagtgggtctcggtccgcttccaaatgaactctggtgcggttcgattgatatatgaacgcaacatggaccaaagacatctaaacggaccaataacaggaagtaatttgcctaatactgacctcaagcatacctggttcttctcatcataggagctatgttgccactacagttcggtacaggcgtcggaaccgccatcagcatatcttcgtttgtgtgtgcaacggaggaattcctggcgctgttttgactcctttacacattttattagctcttcgtttgttctcagctggtaaaaataccaccatctatacatatataaatctaacgagcgtattttgcccagcagccagcactgttttggatgttcggcaagttcagtcgcaaaatatacgtcataaaagctgtccaatcaggttgtgactttttcctgatgccttttgtttcgtatctttaggttcggtgtgaatgctaagcgaaccaggactaaatgtatcattttcttttttggtctagACCAAGAGAAcggaactacaagtgtgaacacaccctaaatcaATAAATGAGTCAATTTCTTGTTCTTATTATGAAATCAGGGTTTGGATACGAGCCGAAATtaagttgttattattatgaaaaaataCTAATTGGTATtatgaaaagaaaaatagaaaaatacagcACTAGTTTTGTAAATGTTATTATTGATTTCTTTTATGAATTACAGATTGAAGTATTTCTTTTTTGAGTACTTTGGAGCTCCATGACTGaacaaagttaaaggaatattccgggttcaatacaagttaagctcaatcaacagcatttgtggcataatgttgattaccacaaaaattaatttcgacacgtctgtccttttctttagaaacaagcaaaaatctgggttacagtaagatacttacaatggaagtgaatgggctaATCCATATAtgttgaaatactcactgtttcaaaaatatagccacaagatgtaaataatatgcatgttaacatgattttagtttgataaaatcacttactaatcttttctgtgtaaagttagccaATGTGATGAATGTAATGTCAACAGTCCCCAAAACgactaaaaattacgatttaaacaactttactgctcaaataatacacaagttttaacagaaaaattcatttaaattggaattggaaaattataagcttcacatttctgcctgtaaAGCCTCCAAAAAATGTCCCCTTTCACTATcgaaagtgtctcactgtaacctcgatttttttttttttttttaaagaaaacaagtcgaaataatttttgtggtaatcaatattttgctacaaatgctgtcgattgagctgaattTGTTTTGAACCCGGGATAATCTTTTATTTTCAAGCAGGTATATTCTAGCATCAAATGACAGAGCAAAATCTTCAAACACtcagtttaatgttttgttgttctAATGTTCCATTGATAAAGATTACtgatatttttattgatattattattattatttgctaagATTAGACAGGAGTTTGGTGGGCTTCAGGCACAGCTGTCAGTCAAAATCAAAAAAGATATTAATTAAGCCACTTATGGAttatttatggtgcctttatgtgctttttggagcttcaaagctttggaccctTTTGACTTGTGTTGTATGAAGCTGCATAATTGagatatttgtgttcagcagaggaaagaaggtcataaacatctggtatggcatgagggtgatttggggaaattatctctaacttttacactgggatgtgtggcagagctcatttcatgaacaccggtgggaaaagcaatattttttatttttttactggacTTTGAAGTGGAGTGTTTAtaaatgttacataattatttatgATGTAACAGTGTataagacattttatttcaaatactttgtagatattttctagagaatcgCTGTTCCTCTGGGATTTTGTGAAAAGAGGCTCTTCGAAAGTTTTACTTCTCagtattaagatttttttttcatttttgtttttgcttaagGTAGAAGGCACCCTAAGCTTTCTATAAAGGTGTAAtgttatgtgtgtttggatcataattaaatgcatcaaaaaatataaaatttccaAAAGTTTCTACTTGACCATATTCACCCAAGagtattaaaaactaaaattaattcgagatcatttttattttattttagttagattTGTGGTTAtgaaaaattaatttagtttagttttatttttttccagtcattttaattttatttttattttagttcatgagAATTGttttagttggttttggtttttgttaACTGTAATAACACTGGTGCAATTAAATCTAAAGTTTTACATAGAAGATAAAGGAATGCAATACCACAACATATTTAATGACCAttgttaattaatgattaaagttatgtagtcaaaaagtaaattaattttttaaaatccaAATTGACCATTAGAAGTCAAGTGCGTGCCTATACCATCACTGTtctactagccatgatttgtgtgtcagttgataaaatgtgattaatttgacttacattctctataatttaatgtagCCAATATCCAATTAGTACTAACGGTGGTGGAACTTTTCCGGCATATAAAAAGCGTTTCATGTCCTGACAGCCAAGGTCGAATTTCAATCGCAACATTACCTAAgacatatctatatctatatctatatatatatatcatgtttaTCTTGTTcataatgtaacagtacattggcACTAGTGACATGAATGTGCTGCCTTCATTCAGAATCAAAAATCGTAGAAAGCATGCACATACAAAGATTGAATCCAGGTGCACGACCCAAAAATATATATCCATAAAAACTCACAACAAAGTCGGCGCACTGTTattcctacactgtaaaaaaatacatctACTTTAATTTAAAACTTAAGTTTAACTAATGccttaaagttttaatttaaatcaatgtggatttaaaagttatttcaaCTCATTATAAACTATAGACAGTTTTaagactaaatgtaaaataatgcaatttagtttttgtaattatttttgtaaaaattatttttaaaactacTTGTAAAGCTATGTTGatttaacttaaaactttaaggcagcagttaaatatatttttttaagttgaattgcatttacatttttttacagtgtaaataaatgtattgaGCTCACCATATTTAGCCTGTTTTATTTGTCCTGATCTCCcctaatgataaaacaaaaagcagtatatgtagaaaataatatgcttataaGTTTTGCTGTATGTCACCATCTCTTGCTTTAATAAATCTCCTTAAAAAAATACTCATTTGTTgttaattttgtataaaaatgtatataaaaaaattgaatttaaGTAAAAGAGAACATGCCAACTATTGATAGCCAATCAAATGAGTGAGCTGAATCAATAGGAGGATTGTACAATTTGCTGGCATATAGTCCTGTTTAGCTTGTATAGATGTCAGAAGATCTATGCTGCTACAAGGCAGACACCAGCAGTCATCCAAACCATTTTGGACTGCaacttttaaccctttaaaagacaaagaacacTTATTTAAAGATTAAGAAATGTATAAGCCGtcaacaaatatttaaaacaggACTAAAGATCGCAAGAGAGGTGCAAGTaacgagtgagagctgcctgcggCGGTGGCAGGTCTACGTGGCAGCTCTCCCTGCCACATTAAGATTTTACCCCCTCTCATGATGTAACTGCAGCTGCCAGCAGGCCACGCGTCTATGACTAATAACGAAACAAAACTAAAGTATGTTTTATTCAGGTTTGTTGAAAACTAGAGGGAtatatttagttgtgttgtgtccacagcgacagacagacaggtaaacCGGACCTGCTGTCTTTATGATTCTGCTaaatcatattatatatatatatatatatatatatatatatatatatatatatatatatatatatatcaagtatATTTAGTGTGGCTCATGCACAACTGGTtaatgtttaacaaaacaaattttacaaAGCAATTTCCATGCACTTTTAATGCGCCGATTTACAGTGCACCAGCACAAGTTTATGTTCATCGACATAGAATATGGAGCACATGTGCAGTCACAAGGTTTTGATTTGTTCCACTACATCAAACTTCTTCAAGGTATCCATGCtttaaatacacaatataaagaCACGATATAACATGGAAAGATTCTGACACTTACCTTTACAAATGTGCTTAACGGTACGCAACGATTCACTTTCTGATATACGCAATTTCTTTGGGATTTCCATTTGCCAAAGTCCGCGAAATCTGGAGACCAATGAGCGCGCTGAGGGGTGTGACTGTGACCTATCGATCGCCTCCCACACAACCCCTTGATGCTGTGAGCATAATTTGACCTGATTCGGTTTTATTTTCATTGATTGATAGTTTCATCCTCCGAGACCCATCGAATGTGTTTGTTAATATATCTAAATTCATTCATGCcactgttttaaagggatagctcaccctaaaatttaaattctctcttcatttactcaccctcatgccatcccagatgtgtatgacttccttctgcagaacacaaacgaaaaattttagaagaatatttcagctctgttggtccatacaatacaagtgaatggtggccagaactttgaagctccaaaaagcacataaaggcagcataaaagtaatccatatgactccagtggttaaatcaatgtcttcagaagcgatataataagtgtgggtgagaaacagatcaatatttaagttattttttactagcaatctccactttcactttcttcttttgtttttggcaattcacattttttgtgcatatcgccacttagtgggcagggaggagaatttatagtaaaatagacTTAAACATTAATCTGTTTTTCACCTAGACATATCAcctcgcttctgaagatattgatttaaacacttaagtcatatggattacttttatactgtctttatgtgctttttggagcttcaaagttctggccaccattcacttgcattgtatagaccaacagagctgaaatattcttctaaaattcttcatttgtgttctgcagaagaaagtcatacacatctgggatggcatgagggtgagtaaatgatgaaagaatattcatttttgggtgaactatccctttaagtcttgaGGACATCCTGGGCCCCATACAAATGTAAGGGGTTGTAACCAATATGTTAATACAAATGTAATAATATGAatcaaatacaataaaaaaataaaataaaaactttgcaAAATGTTTCTTAAGCACTAAAAATGATATAAATAATCTCAATGGTGAAATTTTTCTTTGCTGGGTCTCTGaagattttttttgtattgttagttcatataacATCTACAATGCTACAAGTTTAACAAGTTCCTAACAGTTCTGCGGAAGGGCTTCAAAAAGAAAATTGAGATACAAAACAATTTACAACatgatacaaatatttttaaataaaagttctgACATTTTTATTGGTATTATGTTTTACATAACATTATTTCAAGAGGAGAATCCCATCAGAACATCATTCTACAATATACCAGGTCCTTTACAACTGAGGACAGATTAgtctttatttaattaataattcttGAAACTGAGAAAGCAAAATCCACTCAGCTGCATATGGCAAtatgttaatatattaataaatatgtctATATTTCTAATATCATTGAGTGAACATTACGAGTTAGCCACTTTGGTGAAAGCATCAGGGCTTTCGCAAAGGCATTGCCTGCTTTCAGGATTAAAGTACTCTGAAATGTTCCTCTTCAATGGAACATTGTGTTATAATGTCTTACATAGCATAACACATCATCAAGctttgttttcaaaaataataatgacaatataGTTGTATACTGTCCACAAATACATCAAAACTTTTGAGAATCCACAATGTCTGGATTATTTGAGAGACATCGTATGTATTCCTTTAGCCACTGCTGCCGCTGACTGTGCTGCTTCTTTTGCTGTAAAGACAAAgatcaaaacacaaataaatgtctGATGCCCAAACATCGCATATGTTCCATGACATTCCAGAATTCTTCTGATTTACCTTTACGTTCCTCTTCTTTTTTCAGTGCAGCCTCCTCACGTTGCTTTTTAATAATGGCAAGCCGTGCAAGATCTGCTTTAGCTTGATCTGTCTTTCCTGCTAAATGCATTTTCATATACCTTTCCTTGGCCTTTTGCTTTTCAATCTCTtctctgaaatgtaaaaaaaaaaaaaatatattataataaaagaGGTGAGAAGGAAATATACATGTTGTTTATAACAGAAAGAAGTTGTCTTAAAGATTGTTACATATTAACATATCAAAAACACGTCCTATTTAGTGATATAAACAGCAACTTGAGGCACACAAAAAGATAGTGGGAGACATTTGCTTCACTCAACCCAGTGTCTTTTACCTTTCTCTTCTGGAAAGCTGTCTGGGTCCTTCAAGTACTAACTCTGTGACTTTCTTTGCTTTCTGGGCAACACGATTAGGATTTTCAATCTCTATCAAGCCCTCAACACCCTTCCTTTTCTGTGACAAAATGGAGAAAACAAGTAAATGTCAGTTTGTTTCCGGATTTCACACATCAACTCCTTCAGAAAGTGTTTGTAGTGAGTTGTAATGACACTGCCATGTTGAAGCATCACCAGCAAATTATCATCCATCAGAGGCGTGACTAGTATGACATTCCACAAACAGTATATAATGCCGACATTTCAAACACAGTGACTGAAAGACAAATCAAAGAGCAATGCTTTACAACTCCACCCAGTAAGATTCCACATTAATTAGACTGAGTATGAGTGTATCTGATACTTGCAACCACAACTGAATGTCTCCTTGCTGCCAAAGCAGGCTCTGATGAATATATCTGCAGATAGATCTATAAGGGTGGACTAATCTGCAGACACATTGGCAATCATAACCTTTCTAATTGATTTACCTGAGACCCCTCGTCATCACTGTCCTCTGAACCTGTCAGTTTGTCCTCACTTTGGGTGTCATTCACTGACGCGCCTTCTTCATCTTCAGTCTACGATGTAGAAAAAGAACGATTACTTTGACGTTGCTTTATTGCTTTACTGCTTGTAGAAAAGACTGTTTTGCACCAATAAGTTTGTTGTTGTGCTTTTGCTGGGCAGTTGTAGAAAGGCTTCTGCAGCCAATTTGACTTGCAGATGG
This portion of the Myxocyprinus asiaticus isolate MX2 ecotype Aquarium Trade chromosome 14, UBuf_Myxa_2, whole genome shotgun sequence genome encodes:
- the LOC127452035 gene encoding 28 kDa heat- and acid-stable phosphoprotein-like, with product MPKGGKKGGHKGRMRTYTSPEEIDAQMKAEKERKKTEDEEGASVNDTQSEDKLTGSEDSDDEGSQKRKGVEGLIEIENPNRVAQKAKKVTELVLEGPRQLSRREREEIEKQKAKERYMKMHLAGKTDQAKADLARLAIIKKQREEAALKKEEERKAKEAAQSAAAVAKGIHTMSLK